The Blattabacterium cuenoti genome includes the window TAGACGTGACTTTCTTAAATGGTTAGGTTTTAGTACCGCTTCAGTAACTTTATCCGCATGTAAAGGTCCAGTCATCAAATCTATTCCTTATGTAGTGAAACCTGATAATATAACTCCAGGAGTTCCTAATTATTATGCATCAACTATGATTGACTCTTTCGATATTGGAAGTGTATTGGTTAAAACGAGAGAAGGTCGTCCTATAAAAATAGAACCCAATTTTTCTTCTGAATATTTTAATACAACTTCTGCTAGAATTCAATCTTCTTTATTATCTCTTTATGATGAAGAAAGATTAAAAAATCCTTTTTTAAAAGGAAAAAAAAGCTCTTGGAAAGAGATAGATAATTATATTATTCAAAAATTGAAATATTTATCTAAAACAAAAAAAGATATAATTTTTCTTTCTCATTCTTTTCCAAGTTTTTCTACAAAAAAATTGATTCAAGATTTTAAAAAAAAATATCCTTATACTAAATGGATCACTTATGATCCAATTTCATATTCCAAAGCTTTAGATGCTTCAGAAAAAATATTTGGAGTTCGTGGATTTCCTATTTTTGATTTTAAAAAATCAGAATTAATAATTTCCTTTGATGCTGACTTTTTAGGAGATTGGAGTCCAGAAAATATGTCAAAATCTTATGCCTCTAACAGAAAACCCAAAAGAGGAATGATACAACATATTCAAATAGAAAGTAATATGACAATAACAGGAGCTAACGCAGATGTTCGTATATCGAAAAAACCTTCTATTATAAAAAAAATACTGATTGAAGTTTTTCAAAAAATTTTTTTTGGAAAAAAAACTAAAGATAAAAATGCACAAAAAATAGTTTCATTAATAAATAAAATGGGATCTAAAAGTGTTATTTTTGCAGATGGAGATCAAGAATCTTATGAATTATCTTTTTTAATTAATAGAAAAATTAATAGTCATGCATTACAAAAGGAAAAATATCTTTTTTCAAAAGAAAGTAATGACAATGAATTCAAAAACTTTTTAAAAAATTTAGAAAAGAAAAACATTGGAGGTTTATTTATTCATAATGTAAATCCTATTTATAGTCTTCCATTATCTATTTCTAAAAAAATAGAGAAATTTATAAAAAAAATACCTTTAACAGTATCTTTTTCTACGAATAAGGATGAAACCAATGAAATCATGGATGTATTAGCTCCTACTCCTCATTGGTTGGAAAATTGGGGGGATACTTATCCTGTTACTAATGTTTATACATTAATTCAGCCTACGATTCAACGTATTTTCAATACAAGACAATTTCAAGATTCTTTAATTATTTGGAGTGGAATTAAAGAAAAGAATTATTATGAATACTTAAAAAAAACTTGGGAAAAAAATATTATACCCAAATCTAATGTTTTTTCTTTTAACGAAGCTTTATTTCATGGAGTGGTAAAAATTACAAACGAAAAACCTATTTCAAATAATTTTTCAATTTCAATAGACAAAAAAATACAAGAGTATGAGAAAAATATAGTTCATAAAGAAATAGAAGAAAATTTTGAACTGAGATTATACACTAAAATTAGTATAGGAGATGGATATCAATTCAATAATCCTTGGTTACAGGAACTTCCGGATCCTATTACACGTACTACATGGGACAATTATTTAACTATATCATTTTTTGATGCGAATAAAATTGGATTGAGAAATTGGAATTCTGGAGATGGATCTTTAAATGGAAACTGCATTGATTTAATTAAAAATAATGAAACAATAATCCGAAATATTCCTGTTTTTATTCAACCCGGACAAGCTGTAGGATCTGTAGGTTTATCTTTTGGTTATGGTCAGAAAATAGGAAAGTTATCTAAGATCGTTAATGGAAAAAACGCCTACAGAATTTATGAAAATTTTATCGTAATACAAAACAATATACAAATAAAAAAAGTCAATAAAATACATAAATTTGCTTGTATACAATTATATAATACAACGGAAGGAAGAAATTTAGTAAAAGAAACAGATTTAGATATCTTTTTAAAAGAACCCAAAAAAAATTGGAATGAAGAAGAAAAAATTTTAACCCATGAGGGAATGCTTTCTCAAGAAAAAATTTCTATTTGGAATGAAAATTATGAAAAAAAAGAAAAAATAAATGGACATCATTTTAATTTATCTATAGATTTAAACGCTTGTATTGGATGTGGTGCTTGTATTATTGCATGTCATTCTGAAAACAATGTTCCTGTTGTTGGAAAAGAAGAAATAGAAAAATCTAGAGACATGCATTGGTTACGTATAGATAGGTATTATTTTTCAAATAATAAATCTCAATCTCAAGAAGAAAACATTTATGAAAATCCAAAAATTTCTTTTCAACCAATTATGTGTCAACATTGCGAACATGCCCCTTGTGAAACAGTGTGTCCAGTTGGAGCGACTTCTCATGGGGAACAAGGTCAAAATATGATGGCTTACAATCGTTGTGTAGGAACTCGTTATTGTGCAAATAACTGTCCTTATAAAGTAAGACGATTTAATTGGTTTAATTATGCTAATAATCAAAAATTTGATTTTAACATGAATAATACTTTAGGAAAAATGGTATTAAATCCAGATGTAGTTGTAAGAACCAGAGGTGTAATGGAAAAATGTTCTTTATGCATACAAAGAACACAATATGTTATAGGAATAGCAAAAAAAGAAAATAGAAAAATTAAGAATGAAGAATTTGAAACAGCTTGCAGTGTTTCTTGTCCTACCAAAGCCATTACTTTTGGAGATGCGAACGATTCTTCTAGTCTTATTTCTAAAAAAATAAAGGATACTAGATCTTATAAACTATTAGATTTTATAGGAGTAAGACCTAATGTATCTTATCTATTGAAAATTAGAAATAAGAAAAAAAATGAAATAGATAAAATGAAATAGATAAAATTATGTTTAATCATGTATGAATCTCCTATAAGAAAACCCCTAATTTTAGGAAAAAAAACATTTAAAAATATTACCGATGATATATTAAATCCTGTAAAAAATAAAGCTGGAAATTTATGGTGGATATCTTTATTTATCTCTATTTTAGCTTTTTTATGGGGATTAGGATGTATTTTTTATACAATTGGAACAGGGATAGGTGTTTGGGGGTTAAATAGAACAATTAATTGGGCTTGGGATATAACAAATTTTGTTTGGTGGGTTGGAATTGGTCATGCTGGAACTTTGATTTCAGCTGTATTGTTGTTATTTCGTCAAAAATGGCGATTATCCATTAATCGTTCAGCGGAAGCAATGACAATTTTTGCAGTGATCCAAGCTGGATTATTTCCTATTATTCATATGGGAAGACCATGGAATGCACATTGGGTTTTGCCTATTCCTAATCAATTTGGAACTTTATGGCCAAATTTTAATTCTCCTTTATTATGGGATGTATTTGCGATTAGCACTTATTTTTCTGTTTCTACAGTTTTTTGGTTTATGGGATTAATTCCAGATTTTGCAATGATACGAGACCGTATATCAAACCCTTTTCAAAAAAGAATCTATAATATTCTTAGTTTTGGATGGGGTGGAACATCAAGAGATTGGCAAAGGTTTGAAGAAATGTCTTTAATTTTGGCGGGTTTATGTACCCCATTAGTATTTTCTGTACATACCATAGTATCCTTCGATTTTTCTACTTCTGTAATTAAGGGGTGGCATAGCACAATATTTCCTCCTTATTTTGTAGCAGGCGCTATATTTTCTGGTTTTGCTATGGTACAAACTTTATTAGGCGTAGCAAGAAAAGTTCTTTCTTTGGAAAATTATATTACAAGAAATCATATTGAGTATATGAATATGATTATATTATTAACAGGAGGAATTGTTTTATTAGCTTATATTTCTGAATTTATTCTGGCTTGGTATTCCGGAAGTCCTTTTGAAAAATTCATTTATTTTTCTGAAGAAGCATCTAAGGGGCCATTTTGGTGGGCTTTTTGGGCTTTGATTATTTGTAATGTTATTATTCCTCAATTTCTATGGATTAAATATGTGCGAAGAAGTTTTTTTTGGTCTTATGTTATCGCTATTATTATAAATATTGGAATGTGGTTTGAAAGATTTGATATTATCGTTTTAAATCTAAGTCATGATTATCTTCCTTCTTCTTGGACTGGTTTTGTTCCTTCATTTGTAGATGTTGGAATTTTTGTAGGAACTATTGGCTTATTTTTTGTTCTTTATTTATTATATATACGTGTTTTTCCTGTTATTTCACAATCGGAGTTAAAAACAATATTAAAATCTGATCATAATCATAATAAAAAATAATGACAATGATATATGTACATGCATTATATAATAATAATAATACGTTAATAAATAGTATAAAAATTATACAGCGTCATAATTATATTATACATGAAGTTTATTCTCCTTTTCCTATTCATAATTTAACTGAACTCTTAAAATTAAAAAAAACAAATTTATCTTTTTTATCTTTTATATATGGATTTTTAGGTTTTTGCATAGCTTGTGCATTAACTTGGTATACCATGATTTGGGATTGGCCTCAAAATATTGGAGGAAAACCCTCTTTTTCTTGGATTAGAAATCTTCCTTCTTTCATTCCTGTTATATTTGAATTGTCTATTTTTTTTTCTGCACATTTTATGTGTATTACTTATCTCATACAATGTCAATTATTTCCGGGACGTATGCCAAAAAATCCGGATTCAAGGACTACTGACAACATGTTTTTAATAGAAATTTATACTGAAAAAAATGACGAAAAATTAGTGAATCTATTAAAAGAAAATGGGGCAATAGAGGTTATGATAAAAAAATACTAAATCCATTATTAATTATCATACATAAAGATTATAAGTATTATGAATAAATATTTTTACGGAATTATTCTTATGATTTTACTGATATTTTTTTTAGAATCTTGTTGGTTTGATAAAACTAAACCTAATGTAGTGTATATGCCTGACATGTATTATTCAGAAGCATATGAACCTTATTCAGATCCTGATTTTAATTACAATAAAAAAGCTAAAAAAATTAAAATTCCATTATTTTTAAAAGAAAAAACTTCTTCATTTTTGCCAGTAAAAGGCACAGTTTCTAGAAGTGATTTATTTTATAATTTAATGGATATCGAAAATAAAGGATTTAATTATTCAAAAAATATAATTAAAAATCCATTATATAATAAGTATGAAGAAAAAGAAATTACAATAAAAAAAGGAGAAAAATTATATCAAATCAACTGTTCTATATGTCACGGAAAAAATGGAGATGGACAAGGAGAATTGGTAAAAAACGAAAAAATTTTAGGAATTCCTAATTACAAAGATAGAGATCTTACTATTGGAAGTGTTTATTATGTTATTACATATGGTAAAAATAATATGAATTCTTATGCTTCACAATTAAATGAAATAGATAGATGGAGAGTTTCAGAATATGTTATGTTTTTAAAAAATAAATAAACATGTATCAATTTTCTAGAACAAATAAAAAAATTATCATTTTTATAATAATCGTAGGTTTTATTTTCATTTTTTTGGATAAAATATTTATTGATAATAAAAAAAATTTTACAATTTTTTCAAAAGAAAAAAAATATTCTATTATAAAAAATCACAACCCTTGTACCGTATTATATATTTCTATTTTTTATTTCACTTCTATATCTCTAGGAGCATTGTTTTTTTTAGGGATACAAAATGTTTCACAATCAGGTTGGTCCGTCATTATTCATCCTATTATGGAGGAAATTTCTTCTTTTATTCCATATGGGGGTTTTATGGTTATTATCATTTTGTTATTAAATACGATGGATATCGTACATATATTTCATTGGATGGATTCCAATTTATATAATCCAATTTCTTTAAAATATGACAAAATTATTGCAAACAAAAAAATATTTTTGAATATTCCATTTTTTTTAATAAGAAGTGTAATTTATGTGTCAGTATATAGTTTTTTTTATTTAAGTATTAAAAGTATATCTCGTACATTATATATATCACATTCTTTAAATGATTACAAAAAATTATATTCTAGATCTATTATTTTTGTTATATTTTTTTCCATCATTTCTATATTTATGATATGGGATTGGGTTATGTCTTTAAATCCACATTGGTTAAGCACTTTATTTAGTTGGTATGTTTTGAGTAGTTTTATTATAACAGGAATAAGTACGATTACAATAATAGCTATTTATCTATCCAAAAAAGGATATTTTCCTTTATTCAATAACAATCATTTACATGATTTAAGCAAATATTTATTTTCTAGTAGTTTGTTATGGACTTATCTTTGGTTCTCACAATTTTTACTTTATTGGTATGGAAATATTCCAGAAGAAGTTATATATTTTATAAAAAGAGAAAAAATATATAATTTCATTCATTTTTGGATGCTGATTCCTAATTTTATAATTCCTTTTTTTGGATTAATTAGTAGTAAAAATAAATCAAATTACAGAATAGTCTTTTCAGTATCTTTAGTCTTACTCATAGGACACTATATAGACATATACAATTTAATAGCTCCAGATGTTAATGAGGGAATCAAACTTTGTATATTCGAAGTAATAGGTTCTTTGTTAATAATAGGAGGATTTTTTATTTATATTTTATTTTCAAATTTGAATAAAAGAAAATTAAATTCTTCTGAAGGGAATCCTTTTTTCAAGGAAAGTAAAAATTACAAATATCCTTATATGTAAATGTTTTAAAATAAAAATTCATTAAAATATTAATAATCAATAATTGTTATTTTTTATCTTTTACAAAATTCATGATAGATCTGTTAGAACCAAAAAGAGTTAATATATCTCCTTTTTGTAAAACAGTGTTTCCTGTAACTAATCCTATAACTTTTCTTGTAGGAGTCCCTTTAGAAGACATTGGATTATTTATATCTCGGATTACAGTAATTAAAGAAACGGAATATTTTTGTGTCAATTTCAAACTTTTTACAGATTTCCCACTAAAAGAATATGGAGAAAAAACTTCTGCTATAGAATGCTTATTATCTACTCTAAAATAATCTAAAGCATAATTAAAAGATATTTGTTTAGTTAATCGAAATGCGGCATCTTGTTCTGGATGTATAACATCATTAATTCCCATAGCTTCTAATATTGTATCATGTATTTTTGATAAAGATCTACTCACGATTCTTAAATTCTTATACTTTTTTTTAAGGATAGCTGTCGTTACTATTGAGGACCCCTCGTTTTCTCCAATAGCTACAATACCTAAATCTGCTTGTTTAATAGGCAATACTTTATAAGCCGCTTCATTATTTGCATCCATACATACTACGTTTGCTATATGATCTTTCAATAAATCTACTTTTTCCATTTTATGATCTATCCCAAATACTTCATGTCCATTATCTGTTAAATTAAGAGCTAAAGATCTTCCAAAATTTCCTAACCCTATAATTATAATTTTCATATTCTTCTTTATCTTAATTTAATTAATAAGAATATTCCCTCTAGGATACCTATAATAATGATGGGAACCTATTTTATTTTTTCTTAAAAAACCAATCATGACATTAAAAACTCCTATTCTTCCTAATAACATTAAAAATATTAAAACTAATTTACTTCCGTTTGATAAATTAGAAGTAATACCTAAAGATAATCCTGTTGTGGAAAAAGCAGAAAAGACTTCAAAAGAAACAGATAGAATATCTTCTTTTGGATCTAAAAGAATTATGATTAATATACTTATGTATATTACCATTAGAGATAGCATAATAATTGAAAAAGATAATCGAATAGATTCCGAAGATATTTCTTTTCTTTGTATTTCTAATCTATTTTTTCCTCTAGACAAAGAAATAATATTCATTAATGCTAATGCAAAAGTACTCGTCTTTATCCCTCCACCAGTAGAAGCTGGAGAAGCTCCTATCCACATTAAAAAAATAGTAAAAAAAATAGTAACTGGTGTTAGAGTACTCATATTTAATACATGAAATCCTGCAGTTCTAGATGTAGCTGAAGAAAAAAACGAAGCGATCCATTTACCATGAAAAGAATGATGTTCTGAAAGAGAAAAATGATACTCACTTATATAATAAAAAAGAGTTCCAAAAAAAAGCAAAAAAAAAGTAGTCAATATCACAATTTTTGTATTTAAAGTTACTACATGTGCAGGACGTCTAAAATCTTCATCTTTAAAAATTTTTAAAAAATATTTTTTTACAGTTAGCCATATATATGTAAAAAAATTGAACAAAATATTAAAACCTATCCCACCCAATATTAATAAAAAAGCAATAATTATCTGCAATAAATAATTAAATCTAACAGATTCTGAATATAATCCTTGACTTAAAGTAGAAAATCCACTATTGCAAAAAGCGGATATAGAATGAAAAATAGAAAAAAACAAAATACTATCAGATTCTATTATCTGTTTATTTTTAATAGAAAAATAAATTAATAAAGTTCCTATAAATTCTACTGTTAAAGTAAACATGACTACTTTTACAGCTAAACTAAGAACGTTACTTGTTGTTTTTGTGTTTAGAAAATTACTAACAAAAATAGCTTCCTTAAAAGAAAATCCATCTCTGAAAAAATAACTAAAAAAAGAAGTTATAGTTAAAATACCTAGTCCTCCTAATTCTATTAATATAAGTATAAAAATTTTTCCTAAATATGTAAAATCCTTAGCTGTATCTAATACGCCTAATCCCGTTACACACACAGCACTAGTAGAAGTAAATAAAGCATCTATAAATGATATTTTATTGACTGTAGATGCAGGAAGCATTAATAAAGCGGATCCCAAAAAGGATAAAAGAACAAAACTTGTAATAAATATGAAAGCAGGACTATGAATTTTTACGTATACTATTCGCATAAAATAAGTGATACGAATTAACACATATAGAATCAAACTAATAAGTGTTGATATTTTTATATCTTCAGTTATTCTTATGTTATGGAATAAAATTTTTACAAAAGAAAAAATAAGAGAAAGTCCTAATATGAAAAAGGATAAAAAAATCATGGATCTATAACCTTTTTCAAGGTTTTTATCAAAAAGAATAAAAAAGTGCAAAATACTCATCATTAATACAATTCCTAAAAGAATTTCTACATTAAAAAGTCTAAAAGTTTTCCATCCTAAAGAGATAATTATATAAATAAATATAATTGGAGTAGACATATCCAAAAAATTTCGTAATCTAATTTGGATCATAATTTTTTTATGAAATCCCTTTTTATTTTTTCTAATATTTTTATTTCTATTTCTTTTAAAATATTTTCAATACAAATACATTGAAAGCCAATTGTATCATAATTAGATCCTATTTTTTTGTGCATTTCATCTAATCTCAGTTTAGATTATGGCAAAATAATCAATTTTATTTTTAATCTCAGCATGATCTCCTATAGGATTCATGCATCCATTTTATAAAACTTAAAAAAAATTGACATTACATATATATGCAGATTATATAATTTAATGAATTTAAAAATAAATAATATTAATTATTTTGAATAATAATACATGATTTTTTTTATATTCTAAACGTTTTAATCCTACTCAGACAGCCTATTTATTTTTATTACTTAACTCAAGTAGAAAATCATTTGTATGTTATGTATTATTTGTTTGAAAAATATTTGATTTAAGAAAACGTTGAATTTTTTTTCCATAAAAATGGAGATATGTATTTTTCATTATTATTTATAAATAAAAAGGAATAAATTTTTCAATGTTATTAAACTCTTTTTTACAAAATTTTTTGTAGGAAACTAAAGCCATATCCATTGCAGATGGTATTTTTTTATATAAAAATCCATTTTTTACTAATTTAGTATCTATAATAGGAATATTTCCTATGAAATATATTTTTTTATATTTTGATAATAAAGATTTTAAAAAATCGTTATCAAATTTTTTTATCTGAATAGGTTTCAATCTTTTTTTTGATTCATTAAATAATGAAGTATAGAAAAAATCAGATTTAGCATGTATCATAGGAATCAAAAATCCTTTTTTTATATCTATTTTATAACTCATTATAGTTAATGTATCTATAGATAACAAAGGAATATCTAAAGCAAAACATAATCCTCTAGCAGTAGATGCTCCTATTCTTAAAGAAGTGTAGGATCCCGGTCCTTTGCTTACACAAATAGATTTTAAATCCTTAATATGAATTCCGGAAATTTTTATAGCATATTCTATAAATGTATGTAATTTTTCTGAATGAAAATATTCTTTATAACATTCTTCTACAGAAGTTAAACATATTCCATTTTTAGCAATACTGACTGAACTATTTTTGGTAGAAGTTTCTAAATTTAGAATTAAAGACATATATAAAATTTTTTTAAAATTAATGTATTCAAAAAATAAAATGATAAAAACAGAAAAAGTAATTAAATATATTGTTTCCTGGTTAAAAGAATATATTAAAAAATCTAAATCTAATGGTTTTATTATTGGTATATCTGGAGGCATTGATTCTTCAGTAACATCTTTTTTAGTAGCTATGACAAAATTTCCTACTATCGTATTAGAAATGCCTATTATGGAAAATAAAAAAAATTTTTTGTCTATGAAACATGCAAAATTTTTAAAGAAAAAATTTTCAAACGTTCATTATCTAGAAAAAGATTTATCTTCTTTATTTACGGTTTTTTGTCATATCATAAATAAAAATAATGTTGAAGATTCAAAATTATCTTTAGCATTAGCTAACGTAAAATCTCGTATTCGAATGATAACTTTATACTATTATGCTAATGTAAAAGATTATCTTGTTGTTGGAACTGGAAATAAAGTGGAAGATTTTGGGGTAGGTTTTTTTACGAAATATGGAGATGGAGGTGTGGATTTACATCCTATAGCTGATCTAACTAAAAGTGAAGTACGTTTTTTGGCTAAAAAATTAAATATTCTTGATGAAATCCAAAAAGCAAAGCCTACGGATGGACTTTGGGAAGATAATCGATCAGATGAAGATCAATTAGGAGCTACTTATGAGGAATTAGAATGGGCTATGAAGGTTATGAAAAAAAAAGACTATCCGTTTTCCGAAATAGAATATAAAATTCTAAAAAAATATCAAATTTTACATCAGAAAAATAGACATAAAATGATTCCTATTCCTGTATGTAAAATTCCTTATAATATAAAAAAATAATAATGAAACTTCGAGTAAATATTACAACAGAATCGTTTTCGTAACTTTGTTTTTCATGGATCAATATATGTATGTATGATGGAAGAAAAATATAAAAAAATTTTAAAAAAAGAAAAATTGACTCAAAAATCTAATTCGATTTTAAATCGATCAGTTGATACAGATCCTGTTTTTCAGCATAAGGATGTTTGCTTTATGACTGATGAAGAGAAGATTGAAAAAATTAAAAAACATTTTTTTCAGATTATGAAGATTTTAGGTTTAGATATGAACGATGATAGTTTACGTAAAACACCTAAACGAGTAGCAAAAATGTTTATACAAGAAATATTCAGTGGTCTGAATTCTAAAAATTCGCCTAACCTTTCCATTTTCGAAAATAAATATAAATATAAACAAATGTTAATAGAAAAAAATATAACAGTTTATTCCACTTGTGAACATCATTTTCTTCCTATTGTAGGTAAAGCTCATGTGGGTTATATTTCTAATGGAAAAGTAGTAGGTCTTTCTAAAATTAATAGAATTGTAAATTTTTATGCAAAAAGACCACAAGTTCAAGAACGTTTAACTATACAAATTGTTCAATATTTACAAAAAATGTTAGATACACAAGATGTAGCTTGTGTAATAGAAGCAAAACATTTATGCGTAAATTCTCGTGGAATTAGGGATATAGATAGTAGTACTATTACTACTGAGCTAATAGGTTCTTTTAAAAAAAATTCAGAAATTCGAGAAGAATTTTTGCATCATATTGGAATTTCTTAAATGATAAAAATGGAGGATAAAAATTTTCAAAAAGAAAATCGAAGTCACATAAAAATATATAATTCTTTAACAGGAAAAAAAGAATTGTTTCATCCGATTCATAAAGAGCATGTTGGTATTTATGTATGTGGTCCTACGGTTTATAATCACTTACATTTAGGTAATTGTAGAACTTTTATATCATTTGATATTGTTTTTCGTTATTTAAAACATTTGGGATATAAAGTTCGTTATGTAAGAAATATTACTGATGTTGGACATATAGAAAATGAGGTTTCTGATACAGAAGATCAAATTTCTAAAAAATCTCGTATAGAAGGACTTGAACCTATGGAAATTGTTCAAAAATACACTCTTTCTTTTCACAATTTATTAAATATTTTAAATGTATTACCTCCAAGTATAGAACCTACAGCGACAGGACATATTATAGAACAAATAGATATGATTCAAGAGTTAATTAAAAAAAAACTGGCATACGAAATAAATGGATCTGTCTATTTTGATTTGAAAGAATATAAAAAATCATATCCTTATGGTATTATTAGCAGAAATAAAATTGATCAACTTTTTCATAAAAAATTAAAATTTTTAGAGGAAAAACGTGGATTTCAGGATTTTTCTCTTTGGAAAAGAGCTCATTCTAGTCATATTATGAATTGGAATTCTCCATGGGGAAAAGGATTTCCTGGTTGGCATATAGAATGCACTGCTATGAGCACAAAATATTTAGGAGAAACTTTTGATATTCATGGTGGAGGAATAGATCTTAAATTTCCTCATCATGAATGCGAATTAGCTCAAGCTATAGGTCTTTATAATAATAAAAATTCTTTTGC containing:
- a CDS encoding 4Fe-4S dicluster domain-containing protein; protein product: MKFNKKDKKEKILEDYNPIKNLLKGETSRRDFLKWLGFSTASVTLSACKGPVIKSIPYVVKPDNITPGVPNYYASTMIDSFDIGSVLVKTREGRPIKIEPNFSSEYFNTTSARIQSSLLSLYDEERLKNPFLKGKKSSWKEIDNYIIQKLKYLSKTKKDIIFLSHSFPSFSTKKLIQDFKKKYPYTKWITYDPISYSKALDASEKIFGVRGFPIFDFKKSELIISFDADFLGDWSPENMSKSYASNRKPKRGMIQHIQIESNMTITGANADVRISKKPSIIKKILIEVFQKIFFGKKTKDKNAQKIVSLINKMGSKSVIFADGDQESYELSFLINRKINSHALQKEKYLFSKESNDNEFKNFLKNLEKKNIGGLFIHNVNPIYSLPLSISKKIEKFIKKIPLTVSFSTNKDETNEIMDVLAPTPHWLENWGDTYPVTNVYTLIQPTIQRIFNTRQFQDSLIIWSGIKEKNYYEYLKKTWEKNIIPKSNVFSFNEALFHGVVKITNEKPISNNFSISIDKKIQEYEKNIVHKEIEENFELRLYTKISIGDGYQFNNPWLQELPDPITRTTWDNYLTISFFDANKIGLRNWNSGDGSLNGNCIDLIKNNETIIRNIPVFIQPGQAVGSVGLSFGYGQKIGKLSKIVNGKNAYRIYENFIVIQNNIQIKKVNKIHKFACIQLYNTTEGRNLVKETDLDIFLKEPKKNWNEEEKILTHEGMLSQEKISIWNENYEKKEKINGHHFNLSIDLNACIGCGACIIACHSENNVPVVGKEEIEKSRDMHWLRIDRYYFSNNKSQSQEENIYENPKISFQPIMCQHCEHAPCETVCPVGATSHGEQGQNMMAYNRCVGTRYCANNCPYKVRRFNWFNYANNQKFDFNMNNTLGKMVLNPDVVVRTRGVMEKCSLCIQRTQYVIGIAKKENRKIKNEEFETACSVSCPTKAITFGDANDSSSLISKKIKDTRSYKLLDFIGVRPNVSYLLKIRNKKKNEIDKMK
- the nrfD gene encoding NrfD/PsrC family molybdoenzyme membrane anchor subunit; this encodes MYESPIRKPLILGKKTFKNITDDILNPVKNKAGNLWWISLFISILAFLWGLGCIFYTIGTGIGVWGLNRTINWAWDITNFVWWVGIGHAGTLISAVLLLFRQKWRLSINRSAEAMTIFAVIQAGLFPIIHMGRPWNAHWVLPIPNQFGTLWPNFNSPLLWDVFAISTYFSVSTVFWFMGLIPDFAMIRDRISNPFQKRIYNILSFGWGGTSRDWQRFEEMSLILAGLCTPLVFSVHTIVSFDFSTSVIKGWHSTIFPPYFVAGAIFSGFAMVQTLLGVARKVLSLENYITRNHIEYMNMIILLTGGIVLLAYISEFILAWYSGSPFEKFIYFSEEASKGPFWWAFWALIICNVIIPQFLWIKYVRRSFFWSYVIAIIINIGMWFERFDIIVLNLSHDYLPSSWTGFVPSFVDVGIFVGTIGLFFVLYLLYIRVFPVISQSELKTILKSDHNHNKK
- a CDS encoding DUF3341 domain-containing protein, whose amino-acid sequence is MTMIYVHALYNNNNTLINSIKIIQRHNYIIHEVYSPFPIHNLTELLKLKKTNLSFLSFIYGFLGFCIACALTWYTMIWDWPQNIGGKPSFSWIRNLPSFIPVIFELSIFFSAHFMCITYLIQCQLFPGRMPKNPDSRTTDNMFLIEIYTEKNDEKLVNLLKENGAIEVMIKKY
- a CDS encoding c-type cytochrome, translating into MNKYFYGIILMILLIFFLESCWFDKTKPNVVYMPDMYYSEAYEPYSDPDFNYNKKAKKIKIPLFLKEKTSSFLPVKGTVSRSDLFYNLMDIENKGFNYSKNIIKNPLYNKYEEKEITIKKGEKLYQINCSICHGKNGDGQGELVKNEKILGIPNYKDRDLTIGSVYYVITYGKNNMNSYASQLNEIDRWRVSEYVMFLKNK
- a CDS encoding potassium channel family protein; the protein is MKIIIIGLGNFGRSLALNLTDNGHEVFGIDHKMEKVDLLKDHIANVVCMDANNEAAYKVLPIKQADLGIVAIGENEGSSIVTTAILKKKYKNLRIVSRSLSKIHDTILEAMGINDVIHPEQDAAFRLTKQISFNYALDYFRVDNKHSIAEVFSPYSFSGKSVKSLKLTQKYSVSLITVIRDINNPMSSKGTPTRKVIGLVTGNTVLQKGDILTLFGSNRSIMNFVKDKK
- a CDS encoding TrkH family potassium uptake protein, which encodes MIQIRLRNFLDMSTPIIFIYIIISLGWKTFRLFNVEILLGIVLMMSILHFFILFDKNLEKGYRSMIFLSFFILGLSLIFSFVKILFHNIRITEDIKISTLISLILYVLIRITYFMRIVYVKIHSPAFIFITSFVLLSFLGSALLMLPASTVNKISFIDALFTSTSAVCVTGLGVLDTAKDFTYLGKIFILILIELGGLGILTITSFFSYFFRDGFSFKEAIFVSNFLNTKTTSNVLSLAVKVVMFTLTVEFIGTLLIYFSIKNKQIIESDSILFFSIFHSISAFCNSGFSTLSQGLYSESVRFNYLLQIIIAFLLILGGIGFNILFNFFTYIWLTVKKYFLKIFKDEDFRRPAHVVTLNTKIVILTTFFLLFFGTLFYYISEYHFSLSEHHSFHGKWIASFFSSATSRTAGFHVLNMSTLTPVTIFFTIFLMWIGASPASTGGGIKTSTFALALMNIISLSRGKNRLEIQRKEISSESIRLSFSIIMLSLMVIYISILIIILLDPKEDILSVSFEVFSAFSTTGLSLGITSNLSNGSKLVLIFLMLLGRIGVFNVMIGFLRKNKIGSHHYYRYPRGNILIN